In Nicotiana tabacum cultivar K326 chromosome 11, ASM71507v2, whole genome shotgun sequence, a single window of DNA contains:
- the LOC107794879 gene encoding F-box protein At5g07610-like, with product MPHSRKKTITSRSIFSANVVFSNEGLLTEILLRLPVKSLVQCKCISKKWRSLISSPHFTRLRIPYFSPARGIFLYHSSFFTNPFHKFVSFNLENPIPTPFLKFPFAQHDSPKIFIMQSCNGLLLCCTKHNPFTFNEDYYIFNPTTRQFITLPRPGGDVIGMSLAFDPWKSPHYKVICLRISELEPENDQIEIYSSESKKWRVSGPSFPKRYDISFRHGLVYWNGAIYVSYIKRFNLEQEKFEIFPMPNCFDGQEWDKEDHRIIYFGESYGYLHLIQVNRQKLTLYNIYEKKNDGTEWFLKYEVNVEDVVSGYPRMIRRYLEPTDFHYYAMAVVNVVRGEKEEDTFLVLHIPELAILRYNLADKSFHMLCDFDRGQDKGILEEFDEELAVCLHFHSSSTYQYIESTYYW from the coding sequence ATGCCACATAGCAGAAAGAAGACAATAACTAGTCGTTCCATATTTTCTGCAAATGTAGTGTTCTCAAATGAAGGACTATTGACAGAGATCCTCCTTCGTCTGCCTGTAAAATCACTCGTTCAATGCAAATGCATATCGAAAAAATGGCGATCTTTAATCTCTAGTCCACACTTCACACGCCTCAGAATCCCCTATTTCAGCCCTGCTCGTGGCATTTTCTTGTAccattcttcatttttcaccaaCCCTTTTCACAAATTTGTGTCTTTTAACTTAGAAAATCCAATTCCAACACCATTCCTAAAGTTCCCTTTTGCACAACATGACTCTCCTAAAATCTTTATTATGCAATCTTGCAATGGACTTTTGCTTTGTTGTACAAAACATAATCCATTTACATTTAATGAGGACTACTACATATTCAACCCGACTACTCGACAATTCATCACACTTCCTAGACCAGGAGGGGATGTAATAGGGATGAGTTTAGCCTTTGATCCGTGGAAATCGCCTCATTACAAAGTCATCTGTCTCCGAATTTCTGAACTGGAACCTGAGAACGACCAGATTGAGATTTACTCATCCGAATCAAAGAAGTGGAGAGTCTCTGGTCCATCATTCCCTAAACGTTACGATATAAGTTTTAGACATGGACTAGTTTACTGGAATGGAGCCATTTATGTGTCATATATCAAGCGTTTCAATTTGGAAcaagaaaagtttgaaatttttCCCATGCCTAATTGCTTTGATGGACAAGAGTGGGATAAAGAGGATCATAGGATTATCTATTTTGGAGAGTCTTATGGCTATTTGCACTTAATACAAGTGAATCGCCAGAAACTAACTTTGTACAATATTTAcgagaagaaaaatgatggtacTGAGTGGTTCTTGAAATACGAGGTGAATGTTGAAGATGTTGTGTCAGGATATCCTAGGATGATTCGACGTTATCTTGAGCCAACAGATTTTCATTACTATGCAATGGCTGTGGTTAATGTTGTAAGGGGAGAGAAAGAGGAGGATACTTTCTTGGTTTTGCATATTCCAGAACTGGCCATTTTACGTTACAATTTGGCAGATAAGTCATTTCATATGCTCTGTGATTTTGATAGGGGCCAAGATAAGGGCATTCTCGAggaatttgatgaagaacttgCTGTGTGTCTTCATTTTCATAGCTCAAGCACTTATCAATATATTGAATCTACCTATTATTGGTAA